The Williamwhitmania sp. genomic interval CATTTTGGTTCCTTTTCCCACCATTTCAAGTATCCAAACCTCATTTGGATCGCCTATGGAAAATGATTCCCCTTCTGAAGCATAACCGTACTGGGCCACTAGGTCGGCCATCACCTTTATGGCTTCACGAGCGGTTTTCGACCGCTGAAGTGCAAGGTAAATAAGGCTACCGTAGTCTACAGTAGCAGTGGTGTCACGCAACTCTTCTTTGCCACCAAAGGTGGTTTCACCAATGGTAACTTGGTACTCGTTCATGTTGCCCACCACGTTGTAGGTTTGAGCTGCTTGAGCAATTTGCCCCATCAACT includes:
- a CDS encoding C69 family dipeptidase, whose protein sequence is MKHIIFKASVALTLGLFAISSASLACTNFLITKGASADGSTILSYSADSHTLYGELYHWSAQTYPAGTMMNIYEWDTGKLMGQIAQAAQTYNVVGNMNEYQVTIGETTFGGKEELRDTTATVDYGSLIYLALQRSKTAREAIKVMADLVAQYGYASEGESFSIGDPNEVWILEMVGKGTKM